The nucleotide sequence ttctAAAATCCCATTgacattgcatttacatttactaatTTAGtacatgcttttatccaaagcgaatgaggtaaacaatagaagcaattagAACAACATTAGGACAACCGAAATCATAAGTGCagaaaaactggtctcatatagcgtgcaacagtatacaaagctaaggaTTTTTTTAGGatagaaagaataaaaaagaagcAGTAGTCAGAACTAATTGGTCaggtgttgacagaagagattTGTTTTAGCCGATTCTtaaacttaatgaagagaggagtgaagTGTGcgcattgaagaccactcttgccgctgcattctTGCTCATCTGTAGCAGTTAGGttgtgctttcctgtagctcagtatAGAGCATGGCGTTGCAACGCCAATATTGTTGGTTTGACCACAGGGGATTgtacatacttagaaacaaatgtatagtataatgcaatgtgagtggctttggataaaagcatagtccagtctggacaggacaagagcaTGGACTAGGACTTGCTTGGACATTGATCCAACAAAGACCAAGTAAGGCATTTATTGGCATTTATTGGAGTTTCACTTAATGtaccatatatttttttaccttaataGTCATACACTCCTATTgctaaaacataaatgaaactATTTTATTAGTTTATGTAATCTGTAAGAGAGACAAGGCCTGCCTCATCTTGTAAAGTTattgaatgtacagtatttgataTATGATGTAGCAGGTTTcttacaataaatacatttcaggtCCAGTGAAGACTCCTCTTCTGAATCACACCATGATCAGCAATAGctcatgtgttttaaatgtctcCTGTTTTGGTCATGACCTCACACTCAGCTCCACCTACCACAGCAACTGCAGTGaagaggaagtgacatcatctGAAATCCACAATCTAGCTCTGTATTGTAAAGAGGACGTATTTGTTTGCAACTATAGTAACCCAGTAAGCTGGAGGAATGACACGATAAAGATAAAACAACTCTGTACAACTCATGAAAGTAAATAACTGACACACTACACAACACCCCAAaaccaaatatatatttttcagaccAGTGTCCATTTGctctttcataaaataaagtttactaTTTCTTAAGACAAGCGGTCTGATGATCttgttctgtgtttttacacctttgATTTCAGAAGACCATTCTAAAGAATATCGCACATTTTCTTCTATCCTTTGGCTTATAGTGATTGCTGTCACTATATCAGTGCTACTACTATTAGGGGCAACTGTGCTGTATTGCTCTTACAGGAAGTATAGAAAAGGTACAGTCATTTTGTATCTTCCAATATATTGCATGAAAAACAAAGACTCAGACTCTTTCATTCAACTGCTTTGAGGATTACAATAGACCTGCATGTTTCTGTCACAGGCAATGATCATACACTatcacaaactgttatatttacTGTGGTGACTTTAAAGATCAGCTGATCCTTTACATTACAAACCTTTGCAGGTACTAAACAGACTGATGACACAATATATGCCGAAGTGGAGGTAAGATTCAAACTTATtcaaagaaaatagaaaaatgccACACGTTTGTCGTTTACAGGAAGTGCTTCGAAAATTGCTATACAGCACAAGCTCAGGGCTAGTTAGCTGGAGGTTTATGCAGCCCATATATTCATGTATTTGGTAGTGAAATATAAATATCagtaataaatgaatgtgtgtatgAAGAAAGTGTAAGACTGTATGACTCTTTCATTGGAATGTTTTTACAGCCAAACAATGACGTACAAAGAGATTTGGAGATGTCAGAAAGATCAGAGGATCCACATACTGTGTATAGTTCTGAAAATCTTGTGCCGGTGagaatacatttagtttttattacaaaGAAATGCACGCAGAATTTGTGATTGCTATACTCAAAACTAAttcaaggaatagttcactcaacaaggaaaaaatctgtcatcatttactcacccttgatgtgcattggttttgtgttcatacagtagaATTGAATGGTTACCCTCGTTGTTTAattataattctttaaaatatcttattttgtgttctgcagaagaaagaaagccatatgcctacaggtttaaatgacaagagagtgcattttcatttttgagtgaactttccctttagaTACCTCAGAAAATTGTAGATACCCACACACCAATGAGTGATGGTTCTTAAGAACGCTCTGTGTATTTGGTCAATTCATTCAGCATCCATACAGTTTAAAAGCTTGTATCTCTTTTAGAAATTATTCCCTGCCTCTTGTTGAATGAGAGCACAcctgagaaaaatatttttttctttaaaaatttcAGGGTTACCAAGAGCAGATTAGCACAAGAGAATGTCACATATACAATGATGTTCCTGAAAGGGTGAGACAATTATTAATATCTAAAATCTTCATACATTAGCAGTTATATTACGGTTATAGGAGCATGCTGTATCTGTGAatgttttcttaatttattctgAAACATATTCTTgctttgatttttaaaaacattgcatGACCTAACAAACATTCATCTCTAAGGAAGTAACTATGGGTCATTTAAgagattattttttatgtgttcatAGAATTGTGCAAAGACACAAAGAGGCATAAATCACCCCAAAACCACATACTGCACAGTGGGACAACACAATAGACCTTCAGCtgctacagaaaaaaatatttccatttATTCTGTGGTTTCTAAACCACAAAATGGAAAACctgtgattaaaaaatataagataTAAGTGCATATGAGATCTTATTAATGCAACTTGATgcctttattaatattaaccATATACAAGCATTACAATTTTGTCAAAGAAACTGATTATTATTACCTTTTATTGAAGctcatattttactgttatgATTCTGCATCGTCATGGTTTTCTTGGTCTAGTGGCAGGATCTTGACAGAGcatcatgttttgtgtggagagagacaagTTATTCTTTATCCAAACATAATATGCACTCTCTCCGGTCTCATGTTCGTCCCCGCCCCTCTCAATTCCTTGTGTAGCTTTCCATTAGTGTTTCCCCACATCTGCCTAGTGTTAATTTACCCCATGTTAGTCTTCGCATACAATGCTTTTGTGTCTGCTGTCCTGTGCATTTTCGTACTGCTTATATAGCCTGTGTTGGCTATTCTGCCGGTTTGGGCCACATTGTATGCCTCACCTTGCTGATCGTCTTGCTGTTCATGCCTTGTGGAATTACCTCGTCTGGTTGTTATCTTGTTAGTGCTCTACGTTGCGTCGTGTTATTTAGTTTGGTTCCTGTTATTACTGTAAGTCTTGTTATCCTGTTCCCTTGTTTTTTTTGCCACGTGGGTCGTGTTTATTTTCAGTATGTTACATCAGTCTTGTCCgggttttaccccatcgtgggtttttgttttgtattcgtGTCAATAAAGTTCTAGTTGTTGTACAacgctgcctgcaattgggttcttccctCCTTGTCACTCCCCTGGTCGTGacattcattcctttatttaattttactgttttctttctgttttgagTTTGTTTAGATCATGCTTCGAGTTGCCTGTGATCTTCTATagcttacattatttttttatagagtTGAGAGTGACATATTGCCAGGTGCATTATGTCTCTGATcagaatgaataataaatgatcaataaaaagcaaaactgcCCTGGAATGACCAAATTCCAGAAAGTCCCACACACATGAACTTAAAACAGATCatctaaaatataacaaatgtgtcatcagttactcatcctcatgttctTATCTCCCTTTGGACTTCCTTTCTTCCATGGAACACAGAAGGAGAAATAGGCAGAATGTTTAAGACTGGCAGCCCCAGTAACCATATTTTTCCATACAGTGAAACTGAAAGATCACAGAAGCTTTCAGCAACTACACCTAAATCTCCTTTTGTGCTCGATGAAAGCCATGCGGATGACGCACAACgttttgcttttattcatcATTAGTCAGTTACACTCAGAGACCAGAGTTGAAGGGGGAAGTTTATTTCTGACTCCGACGGAAACTTTGGTTCCTTTTTTCAACTGATGTTTCCCCTTGAGCCTCATTGAGCATGTGACACATTTGACAACATCCTTTTTTATTAAGTCTGTATTTTAATGATGTCAAATATCAGATGCATTTTGATGGCAAAATGATACTATGCAGCCTTCAGAAGTTTATGCAGCCGCAGAGTTTGTTAGCATTTGCAATATAGCTGTGAATCGAAAGGATGTGGTTCAAATGAGGTGTGACTGCGGTGGCCGCTTTTTATTTGAAGAGCTGTTTTACTGCAACTATACTATTTTCATTAAACAATTGATACTCATAAATAtcctaaaaataattttattgacACGATAATACACCTTAACACAagtttgtgtctttgtgtggaCTTGCCATAGACTTTTCATACTGACCCAATGTTGCAaaattctgaataaataaactatgaTCTGCAAAGTACAGAgagtttcacaaacatttttcaaatccaTATTTGCACAAAAAGCAAACCATAAATATATGTTAGACGTTCATCAAAAAGACAACCACGATACACAATAgtggaatacactacaaaaaaaaaaaaaaaaaacacaagaaaactaACTTGGTAGGAAAACTCTGGCACAAGGGATGACTAGCCTCCCCACTCTGGACTCCTCCCAGCTCctagaaataaagaaaaccaAAAAGAACAATTACCAAATTaagcaaaactataataaagcatgtaacaaaaaaagaaatcaaggcaagacaaatttttttttttctatttcaatCAAGCAGGCAGCAACCCGGAAGCAAAAGTAAAGCAAAACAGCAGTATGAGACGTCAAGTCCTGCAGCGACAGATTACAAAACCATGCAAGGATGCACTGGTTGGTATCTAAAATACAAGTTctcaatgtaaaacaatgaCTTCACATACCTATCAACGCGATCGTAAAAACAAGAGTGGGGTTTACATACCCACATGGCGGAAAGCACCCACCACAATATATACCTGCCACCCAATGACACTCATTACTAGTGGGTGTGGGGTGCAAGACACAAGACAACCACGGAAGTATGTAAACAAAAGCCCCGGAGGGTGATTTATTGAATACAAACGAAATTATGACGCTTCAACAAAAGCTCCGCTTCGGGCCGTATCCTCCTTTCACGGCTCCTGACGTGGTTGACTGTGCGTAGGTCGTAGGCATCAGGTAAGCTCTAAATGATCCTCACGTAAACCCTCCTAGTTGAGGTGTCCTGCCGATCGTCAGACGTCCGAATCTTTAAAGAGGATTGAAAGATATGAAACGTCAGTGGGGTTGGAGGCTTGGAGATATGACTCCCTGTGTCTCCTGGCTGTGAGGCTTTTATACCCGCTGACAATTGGACTCAGGTGCCGACGATCGGCTAATCTCCTGAGTagccatggcgacgctgattgggAACGGACCAACTCGCCACAGTGGGCTTGGAGTTCAAGCACTGAAATTCATTTCACCACATTAGTATAGTACGTTGATGACTTGATAACAGCTTGAACAGACTGGGGTGGACAATCCCGGTGACTGATTTGGTCTGCTGCCAGCCAGCcgttttattgtctttatgTACCAATGTGATAAATTCCGATTTTTGGCGTTAGATAAAATATGACTGTGGCaagggggcgtggtttagcacGGTCTGCGGCGAaggggcgtgtcgggagaatgacggtgagtaagcagatcaacgctgtagtgaaaacacctgcttctcgttctagtaattggaGAGGAGACGCTTTTAAGGCACGAAGGAGGaagcaaagagagaaagagaaaccgGCTGGGAAAACGAGTGCTGACTGTCGTAGAAGGACGAGAAAACAAGGACTATCCAGACAGACCGAAGGAATCTTCACCAACAAGAGTGTGTGATGttaatctcatttaacagtagggggggacaatacacatacaatttctcaagagcaaattttgaaggggacacaaataatacagtcaaaatagTACTAACTACGACACTGAGCATTAGGTTCACAGGTTTATCATACAGAcatgcagtcatattataactgaactgaactgtcacatacttTAATATAAGCGAACAAAAAAGCTtattatatatactatatattaaagccatttatatattttctgtcactgttgtgaagacaggaatcaaatataaaacactatTCATGATACTACATGAAATATCATTCTTACTGGAGCTCAACAGCTACTGATGAACTGAACCGCATAActgacttgaatgtgttgcgcaatgcgcaggtgagacGAACGGggcagtgggccaaaccactgtgagaggcaggggagggggaactcaacagtttctaaatttaaatttgagtttgtattttcttctaattacacaattagtttaggtaaTAGAGATAGTTTATAGTTTATGACCATAGAGAATGAGAGTTTAATTGATTTGAGGGGGGACATCCCTCGGATGGAGGGGGACGTGTCCCCTCTgacccccccgggatttacgcccctgagtgtgtgtgtgaaacgtATGAGTGAGCGGGCGTGCAACCCGGAAGTATTGCATTAATAAAGAGTGTTTacgttttcccagccacgccgaccccgcctcctttcttccttaaGCTTGAACCTTGTTACAATGACCTGTTTCCCCGATACTGCATGGGTAAGCAGGTAGTTCGCGCCGCACACTCAGCGCGTGCCTCCTTTCAAGGTGCGCAGCGTTTGCATTGCACTGCGCACTGCTGCTGTCGGTGTACAACCAGTAAAACGATGGTACACTTAAGGTGGGGAAAATCATCAGCACTGTGAATTCCTATGTCCTTTATAATTCAAAATGAAACGTAATTGAATCAGTCATCTCTGTTCATCCCATTCCTGAATGATCTCTGCTGCTGTGGCTTAACTGTTCTGTTTactccctgctgaaaaaaaaagctaaaacCAGCCTaagctggtttgctggttttagCTGGAAGCAGCTGTTTTAAGCTGGTCTTCCACCCTCAGCAAGCTGGTCAAGCTGGTGTTCCAGCCAGGGCAAGCTGGTATTTCAGTCAAGTTGGTCATCCAGCCTGGCCAGGGTGGACTTTCAGCCTGGCCAAGCTGGTGTTTATTTACCATTTGATTAGTCAAGTTTTATCTTGTGACAAGAGTGGTTCACCATTATAGTCAGATAGGCTAGGTTgtatacaataaatgtaaaaaagacacacttgtcaaaaatgtttgtcatgatattaaagatattttaatataaaagtgCATATTTCCATTTACTTTTTTAGGCCAAAATAATAATCGAAAAgtacatttcattaaaacatatCTTGAAATGGATAACTTGGACGAAATAGTGAATAAAAAGCAGCACATTAGAGTCCAGCACAGATTGAAATGACTTCAGTGCTGTTTAAAACGCTACCTAGGTTAAGACCTCAAGCTGGATGATCAAATGCCAAGAGTATGATTTAGCAAATTCTAGTCAGAGGgttaaatgcaaaaatacaacTACATCTGTTGCATTCtttgaaatgttgtttattgaataaattacatttatacttagatataaaaacaacatagcTGAACAAATAGTCAACTTTCAATTTTCCGTTTCagtattaatttacattatttcagaatagtatataaatgtaaaagtaacaCAGACATAACGTACAATCAAAAACTGTCATGTTTAGTTTCATACTGCAGAGACTGAAACGAATTGCATAGGAATTGCATACAGAGTGTGTAGCACTATTAAAATGTGATAAATTGAAACGTACATACCCCCATTCAACTTTTTACTTGTTTGTCTTTTCCTGCCCTTTAATCCTATACCCATACTTTTTTTGCCTTAAGCTTTCATTCACACAACTTAGAAGACATGTATACAAATACTAATGGATCACCATAGATGTGTACAGTATACTAAACAACTATAACAGCTTATTAGTCTTCTTTAACTCTCCAGGACATGTacccttaataaaaacacaaggaTCAAACAAAATccattgtgttgttttgaactatgtaaaaaaagtcaaaattaaacattttggtatggaaaaaatgaatgtattcACAACATCTCATCTCTGAAAATACAGTAATATGTCTTGCAACTATTGGCAAGATTCCAGACAAATTCTCTCAAGTCAGCTGACTCCATCATATTGAGACAACATTCTTAACACTGTGACCTACATCATAGCCAGGTTGCTGTCAAAGTTCTTCATGGAAAGTAATAATGTTTAATCCTCAATGGAAAAGACAGGGTTAACAGTTAACAGtagcaaaaatataaaagtgtgGGTTTTGAGTGTGTGTAAGGGGGAGAACTACAGTCAGAGATTGTAAAGCAGGGAGCAGCTTACACTACACCGTAAGATCTTCATGTGTGACATACCCTTATGCTTACATGCACTTCCTCTTTCTCATCGAGACCCCTAAGCAGATCTCATACACCCATATGCCCACCCATACCCCACAAACCCCGTAATTCCAGCACACTGTTCTCACCTAAACCCCTCCACACAGACATACGCCTGCATACCCCCACTCTTACCCATGACCTCACTCACACCTTAAATCAATTCCACTTCACCTTACCCAGTCCTCTGTGGCGAGGCGCCCAGATCCTAATCAGCGTCGCCAGGGTCACACATGATTATCCACCCACAGCTGCCGGTCGTCAGCACCTGTAGCTCGTTCCTGGTTCCTATAAAGGCGGGAGAGAGGAACGAGACAACAGATTTCCATTCCACTGGCTAAACCCATGAATGTACACTGTCTCTATTTTGTCTTTAAACAGGCGACAGCGCAAGGCGACCGGCAGTAGGATCAACACACCAGCACTTCCCTTCCACACACAGGACTGCACCCGGATATCCCAGAGGGATTATTTTGCACTTTGTTTCCCCAATTTCACTATAATAAACTGCCCTCCGGGGGTGTTTGCTCTACCCTGTGTTGTTTCGTGCTTTGCTCGCCACACTTCCTACATACATTTACCCATCCATGCAAAACtccgctccacacacacacatgctgcttTACAATCTCTGACTGTAGATCTCCCCCCACACTTTAAGATCTCTGCTACTGTTAACCATGTCATTTCCCATTGAGGTTGACAGCAACCTGTCTATGTGTAGAtgagtataaatgtatataatgtttCAGTCTACACTGGTTTTAATCTCGCTCATACGCGTTTGGAAAGTCACAAATAAATATCTTGTCTGAAGacacaatattaaaacatttgtatctGATGCTGTTTGCAGAAAACAGACTAAGAGGAGAGTGACTGTCTACAATACGTTTTATATGTGGCACAAAACCAGGGTTTGGACTAAGTGAAAAGGTGTGCTGTGTATGAAATATCTTGCAGAACAGTGCAATCTCTGTTTCCTCTTCCTTCTCGAATGAGgttatgttttgtatttcaCCCTGACAGCCATTTGTTAATCCAACACAACACTCTCTTATTCTCTTAGCACGACAATAGCCCCTGCTGGTATATATTTGACCTTTGTGAATCATTCTTTTGTGTGTCAATACTGTTTCTGGGACTTGTTTCTGTGCTGACATGAAAGCATTTATTTCCTCATCAGTTAGTTGTTTGGTTGTGCCACTATCCAAGACTGTGGTTTCCTTCCCACTCAGACATTTCTGCACTCTTGGATACTCGGTGCATTCTCTGTAGAAGTTTAAAACCCGATCACTGGTCAAATGTTTTGTAGTAAAGCTTGCCACAGCTTTGTGCAACAGAAACTTCTTAATGATTTGAACAGCAACGGATTTGGTTCCATGAAACAAGTTTAACAGGTTGCCATTTGCACCTTCAAAGACAAAAGCAGAGTGTGTCCACAGTGGACCCCACAGTTTCACTGACTTTGCAAGGTGAGTGAGAAGATGTAGATTAAAAGTGTTATAACAAATTCCAGAAGCATGACATCTGCTTTGTTCACTTCCTCACATGTAATCGACTGTTGCAAAAGGACGAAGATAGCTGAGATCAGCAAACTGAGATGTTTCAAGTACTGAGACTCGAGCACACCATCAAGACATGGTAAACAATAAAAGAGCAACCAAGCTCTCCATTCTGATGCCTTCCAATATCTAAACTCTTCAAGTGGCCTAGGTAAGCGAGAAATTAGATGTGGTGGCTGGATGTTTCTTACGTGATTTTCTATTGTTTGTAAGGTATCTGGTCTACCAATGTAATAGGACTGGTCAGTACTCTGAAGTAAAAGCTCTGTTAACTGTCTGGTTACTCCAAGAAGAACAGCATGCATATAATCAGGTACAAAGCCCCATACAATATCAAAGTTCGGCATGTTGATAAGATGTGATGGACCTTTAACTCCTCGGACCGATCTTCCTACAACTAAGGCTGCCTCCATGTCTCTCATTCTAGTGTAGCCTCTGACGGCTATAGCAGTGGTGACTACGCCACCCcttggaccagactggtaagAGCAAGGGGAATATTTTACAAGAAGCACACACAGGCTTGGTCAACAAAGTAGAAAAGtacaatctttatttgtgttacagtaaaaacattgaGTCGCTTTTGgatttcaataaataacacacaaattCATCACTTGACATAACACTAAGCCATAAGGGGGTGGGCCACCGAAGTACAAGTTACTCAGGCCTAAGTTTCCGTACCACACGTGAGCTAGGGCACACCACTTTAGAGTAGAACAAACACTACAAACACTGCACAACAATGACAACCAGGCTCTTTGAGCTATTTCTAAGAATACACACTTCACAGCAGTACACTGCACACGTCGTGCTAAATGAGTGAAACACGCTAAGGAAACCAGGCAGGAGCCCGTTGGAAAGTCTAACCAGTGGGCCCAACCCACACGAGGCTAATGTAATGggtgaagacaaacaaacaacaaaaatatatataaaccgCTAGCCGGTGGCCACTGTCAGTTCACTACACACAGATATTGTAGCACACCGGctagtgaaaaaaaaaagaaacaaacaaaacaaataagtgtCTAAAAAGCAGCACCTGCccattcattcaaacacactcaAAAGAACAGCAGCAGACAATCGGATTGGCTGAAGGctctttaacaaagaaaaagaaacaagagttCTAATTAAGTGCTCTATACGCCTAAAATTCATAATCAGTATACATATAGCTACTAAGACACACTCGCTGACACCAGACCCATTAATCGAATGATCGCTTTACTTTTTGCCCAATACCTTATAATCAGAACCATATCATACCTTTCTGCAATAGCGATTGGGTGAGTAGACAGTGTTCCGACGCTTCACGCATTCACCCGTCACAAATGCTGGCTAGCATAACAACAGAGCCCTATTACACCCAAAGCAGTAAACAAACAGGATACGCTAAAAGAACTACATAAAAGTGTACCTTCTCTGTGCTCGTCAGTCCAGACATTCCATACGCGTTTCggaagcgcacacacacaaacagtagtGCCGTTGGCAATCACTATGCAACCCCTTGCGCTACCATCACATCCCGGAACACTGCTGCCTCCAACACGTTAGCAGCTAACTTCAGTCTCTCGCTACAGGATGAGGACAACAGGTATATATACACCTGCCTGTTAACAATTACGGACCTCTCCCACCCACATTAGATGACGTAGCGATACGAGGAGGAGTGAAAGCGAGCGGGGGCGAAGAAAGAGGGagatgagagacagagaaaagagTGCCTCAAACCCACAGGCCACACTAGCACAGTGTACTTGACCTGCCTTTCAACTGAAACACCAGGATGAAAACAGAAGCCACACCCGTAGTAGCCGTTAAACTGAGTGGTGTTCTGCATTGAAGGTCTTGCCTTTTAGTCAACACAGCAGCAGATGCCAACaattttgctgttttgttgAACACCATTTTTTCTCCAAAACACTCCTTTCGAAACAAGTGACTTTGCTTGTTCTGTAAATGGTTTCAGGTAAACTTACATAGCTGGCTCATGATTTCCGAACCACAGACCAGCAAGGATAACATGCTTGAATCATATTTGGGGGGGGCAGTTCAATTAAGTGTAGCTGTATTGGCCAAATAGAGACCTTTGAAGATTTGTAAAGAGGAGATCCATTAGAATTAAAGTTGTACAAAAAATTGTTAGGATCTGAAAGAATGCCATACGGTTGTGACAATTTTTTGTACATAACGCCATCATAAATGTCTGAGACAGCATTCTCTACGCTGTGTGGCCTGTCAAATCGGTAGTTGATGTGTTTCTAacccgatctaaccaatatcgatattatacctcaaagcgacgatgtttccgatcaccatcttataatatgtacactgcgcactgcagaaatcagttgtatctCGTTATcaacaaggtagaacaatcacctcaactactaaagatagtttcgtaaagaacttgccagatctgacttctttaataacctttccaacgaatataaaattgctcgatgacatgaccagcaacatgggcactattttctctaatacattagaagcggtcgcacctatgaagtcaaaaaggataaatgaaaagaacatagcaccatggtatgataacaccacttgcgccctaaaaagagaaacgcgtaaactagagcgaaaatggaaacaaacccaattagaggtctttaaaattgcatggaaagagagtgcaagctgttacaaaaaggcactaaaagcagcaaaagccgagcacttccgtaacctcatagaaaataacaaaaacaatccaaggtttttatttagtacaattgctaaattaacaaacaaacagactccacctgacctgggta is from Triplophysa dalaica isolate WHDGS20190420 chromosome 3, ASM1584641v1, whole genome shotgun sequence and encodes:
- the LOC130417865 gene encoding CD48 antigen-like isoform X1, producing MDFGYLQILFITVLSSTTASEAGDVVFVQTGSSVQLDIQQEKAHKFEKMLWVKDEVENLVRFANDPHVILYKTSVDFNNKTLSLILKNVQKNDSGVYKAKSTGVKEICIAEHKVKVLGPVKTPLLNHTMISNSSCVLNVSCFGHDLTLSSTYHSNCSEEEVTSSEIHNLALYCKEDVFVCNYSNPVSWRNDTIKIKQLCTTHEKDHSKEYRTFSSILWLIVIAVTISVLLLLGATVLYCSYRKYRKGTKQTDDTIYAEVEPNNDVQRDLEMSERSEDPHTVYSSENLVPGYQEQISTRECHIYNDVPERNCAKTQRGINHPKTTYCTVGQHNRPSAATEKNISIYSVVSKPQNGKPVIKKYKI
- the LOC130417865 gene encoding natural killer cell receptor 2B4-like isoform X2, with translation MDFGYLQILFITVLSSTTGPVKTPLLNHTMISNSSCVLNVSCFGHDLTLSSTYHSNCSEEEVTSSEIHNLALYCKEDVFVCNYSNPVSWRNDTIKIKQLCTTHEKDHSKEYRTFSSILWLIVIAVTISVLLLLGATVLYCSYRKYRKGTKQTDDTIYAEVEPNNDVQRDLEMSERSEDPHTVYSSENLVPGYQEQISTRECHIYNDVPERNCAKTQRGINHPKTTYCTVGQHNRPSAATEKNISIYSVVSKPQNGKPVIKKYKI